One stretch of Rickettsiales bacterium DNA includes these proteins:
- a CDS encoding DsbE family thiol:disulfide interchange protein, translated as MRKFIQILPFITITIISGLLLVKLYSGKTEYKANSLIGREIPKFLLESLENKKISKKDFLGKYTILNFFSSWCVVCKVEHPIFMELKKIKTDDMQIIGIAWRDKKQDTKNWLQENGNPFDKIAFDSAGVFGIELGITGIPETFIIDKNAKVIFHHRGDIKPEFLLEVETLLEKKLFNEDS; from the coding sequence GTGCGGAAATTTATTCAAATATTACCCTTTATTACTATTACAATCATCTCAGGGCTTTTGCTTGTTAAGCTTTATTCTGGAAAAACTGAATATAAAGCCAATAGTTTAATTGGCAGGGAAATTCCTAAATTCTTGCTGGAAAGCTTGGAAAATAAGAAAATTTCTAAGAAAGATTTTTTAGGAAAATACACGATTTTGAATTTTTTTTCATCTTGGTGTGTAGTTTGCAAAGTTGAGCACCCCATTTTTATGGAGCTTAAAAAGATTAAAACCGATGATATGCAAATTATTGGGATTGCTTGGCGAGATAAAAAGCAAGATACCAAAAATTGGTTGCAAGAAAATGGCAATCCGTTTGATAAAATTGCCTTTGATAGTGCAGGTGTTTTTGGCATAGAGCTTGGAATTACAGGTATTCCAGAAACTTTTATAATTGATAAAAACGCTAAAGTGATTTTCCATCATCGTGGTGATATTAAGCCAGAATTTTTGTTGGAAGTTGAAACTTTGCTTGAGAAAAAATTATTTAATGAAGATAGTTAG